Proteins encoded by one window of Sphingomonas ginkgonis:
- a CDS encoding nucleotidyltransferase family protein → MSQTRTLSLRPEVKAAVPRTAMVMAAGLGKRMRPLTATRPKPLVELAGQALLDHVLDRLRAAGIAKVVVNVHYLADSLEAHLKARSGGLEVQVSDERELLLETGGGLVKALPMIDEDPFFAINSDNFWVDGPTDTLKLLASHWDGARMDALLLLVPQARAGNHSGLGDFHMDCEGRLRRRTRSKVAPFVYTGIQIVSRRLLRDAPDGPFSTNILWDRAIDEGRCFGAVHQGLWFDVGTPGAIKATEQALDLA, encoded by the coding sequence ATGAGCCAGACCCGCACACTTTCGCTCCGTCCCGAGGTCAAGGCGGCGGTGCCGCGGACCGCGATGGTGATGGCTGCCGGGCTCGGCAAGCGGATGCGGCCGCTGACCGCGACCCGCCCCAAGCCGCTGGTCGAGCTCGCCGGGCAAGCGCTGCTCGACCATGTCCTCGACCGGCTGCGGGCGGCGGGGATCGCCAAGGTGGTGGTCAACGTCCATTATCTCGCCGACAGCCTCGAGGCGCACCTCAAGGCGCGGTCGGGCGGGCTGGAGGTGCAGGTCAGCGACGAGCGCGAGCTGCTGCTGGAAACCGGTGGCGGGCTGGTCAAGGCGCTGCCGATGATCGACGAGGATCCCTTCTTCGCGATCAACAGCGACAATTTCTGGGTGGACGGGCCGACCGACACGCTGAAGCTGCTCGCCAGCCACTGGGACGGGGCGCGGATGGACGCGCTGCTCCTGCTGGTGCCGCAGGCGCGGGCCGGCAACCATTCGGGGCTGGGCGACTTCCACATGGACTGCGAGGGACGGCTCCGGCGGCGGACCCGGAGCAAGGTCGCGCCGTTCGTCTATACCGGGATCCAGATTGTCTCGAGGCGGCTGCTGCGCGACGCGCCGGACGGGCCGTTCAGCACCAACATCCTGTGGGACCGGGCGATCGACGAGGGGCGCTGCTTCGGCGCGGTCCACCAAGGACTGTGGTTCGACGTCGGCACGCCCGGTGCGATCAAGGCGACCGAGCAGGCGCTCGACCTTGCCTGA